Genomic window (Candidatus Caldatribacterium sp.):
GAGGACGATCGTGTCACGCCGCAGTGGCCGATCAGGGGCTCAATGCGGTGTACTACGCCTCCCTTATTGTGGAACTCCTTGAGAAGAAACGGAAAGAGCTTGCGAAACTCGAAGACCCGGATCTCGGAGCCCCAGCTTTAAGTGTAGGAAAAATTGCTGGAGGCGTGTCACCCAACGTGGTTCCGGAAACCTGTACGCTTGAGGTCGATGTGCGGACCCTGCCTTCCTTTTCCCTCAAAGAGATGGAACGGATTCTGCAGGAAACGGTAGAGGCGGTGAGAGAAAAAGAGGGGGTTCCCTTTGACTACACCATAACCCAGTGCATTCCTCATCTCCCCCCAGCAAAGGTTCCAAGGGATACAGAACTTGTGGGATTCCTTTCCCGCTCTATTTCCGACATCCCGGGAGAAGTCCCAATGTTTGCTCCCTTTCCTGCTTCCTGTGAGGCCTCATTCCTTGTGGAGGCAGGGATACCAACCCTCATTTTTGGTCCCGGTCGAATAGAGGAAGCTCACTCTGCTAACGAATTTGTCCCCGTGACTCAAATCGTGACTGCTGGAAGAGTATACGCCCTTCTGGCCCTTCGGCTCCTTGGTGGAGAATAGGCTACTTTCTGAGAACCTTGGCCCAATCCCGACCCTTGAGCTGGAGGGCCTTACGACTTCGGAAGAGGGTAGGGAATACTTTTTCCTTCTCGACATGTGCTCCCTTATCCTCGAGAACCTGCCTGAGATGATGTATAGCTCTTTGTCCACCAAAGATGGCCTCAGTTGCAAAAAGGTGGACTCTCTTTCCACTCCAGTTAACATGCTCCACAAAGCTCAAAACAGGTGGAGCAATATCAAATGCCCAGGTCGGTCCCCCAAGGATAACCTCATCAAACCTTCCCATGTCAGGGAAATCGGTATGCACCGCAGGAAGTTCCCCTTTCCTGAACCGTCTGACAATCATGCCGGGAGTAGGAATGCGATTCTTCACCTTCTTGAGCCGAATCTCCTCCAGGGGTGCTCCAAGTTCCCGAGCTATTCCCTCAGCCACTGCTTTCGTCCTCCCACTCCGAGAAAAAAACACCACAATTCTGCCCCCCACAGCCTTATCCTCCTTTTAGAGTCTGTAGATTTCCTCGTCACTCAGGAGCGTAAAGCCGTTCCGCTCAAGAACACTTTGGGCGTGTGGCTCGTGCTCCACCTGGAGTACCAAAACAGCAGTTTTTCCCCTCTCAACGACAAATCCATAAGCATCCTCTATGTTGATGCCATTCTCTGCCA
Coding sequences:
- a CDS encoding M20 family metallopeptidase, with product MPEWKALLDNEFDLFEPINLAQRLVRIPSVSRTDGEVEIARFIANYFIDNGISVEWQEVDGQRANLVAEIQGALGEGPVLLFNGHMDTVPVGSGWTYPPLGGEIVHNRLYGRGACDMKGALAAMMYAAKMIALFAHSLYGKLKIVFVVDEEEENAGIKEWMKMYQARQEVVDYAIVGEPTGLNISLGHRGVAAYRIEVRGRSCHAAVADQGLNAVYYASLIVELLEKKRKELAKLEDPDLGAPALSVGKIAGGVSPNVVPETCTLEVDVRTLPSFSLKEMERILQETVEAVREKEGVPFDYTITQCIPHLPPAKVPRDTELVGFLSRSISDIPGEVPMFAPFPASCEASFLVEAGIPTLIFGPGRIEEAHSANEFVPVTQIVTAGRVYALLALRLLGGE
- a CDS encoding NAD(P)H-dependent oxidoreductase, translated to MGGRIVVFFSRSGRTKAVAEGIARELGAPLEEIRLKKVKNRIPTPGMIVRRFRKGELPAVHTDFPDMGRFDEVILGGPTWAFDIAPPVLSFVEHVNWSGKRVHLFATEAIFGGQRAIHHLRQVLEDKGAHVEKEKVFPTLFRSRKALQLKGRDWAKVLRK